The genomic stretch TTAGGTCTTTCCACGATTTATACTGCGCAGATTGGTCTTGAAATGACCCAGGATATATTATTTGGAACGCCGATGCCTCATGAAGTGGATGTGGATTTGGGAATTATGGACCCTGACTATGTAAATATTGCATTTAATGGACATCAGCCCTGGATTGGGGTTGCTGCTTTACAGATGGCAAGGATGCAGAAGTATCAGGATATGGCAAAGCAGGCCGGAGCAAAGGGAATTCACATCGTAGGTTCCATTGAGACCGGACAGGAATTGCTGCAACGGTTTGAAATGGATGATGTGTTCGTGGGCCTTATGGGAAACTGGTTATCCATTGAACCGTTTTTAGCAACAGGAACGGTGGATGCATTTGTAATGGAAGAAAACTGTTCTCCTCCTGCCATTGATCAATATGCGGAAAAGTATCAGGTAGCACTTGTAAGTGTCAGCACAATTATCGGTGTTCCCGGCACAGAGCATAAGATGCCATATTATCCGGGTAAGGCAGAGGAAATGGCGGAGACGTGCATTAACGTTGCCATTGAGAACTTTAAGAAAAGGCATGAAAAGATCAAGCCTATGGTGCCAAAATACAAGCAAAAAGCCATTGCCGGATTTTCCACGGAAGCAGTGTTAAATGCAATTGGAAATGATTTAAATAATCTGGTGGATGTCATCGCAAAAGGCCAGTTAAAAGGAATTGTTGCCCTGGCAAACTGTTCCACATTGAGAAACGGGCCTCAGGATTGGAATACGGTAAATTTAACAAAAGAACTGATTAAAAAAGACATCCTTGTAGTTGCAGGAGGCTGCGGAAACCATGGATTAGAGGTTGCAGGAATGTGCAATTTAGACGCCATCGATCAGGCAGGAGAAGGACTGCAGGGAGTGTGCAGGGCGTTGGGAATTCCCCCGGTGCTAAGCTTTGGAACCTGCACGGATACAGGAAGGATTTCCATGCTTGTAACGGCCCTGGCCGACCATCTGGATGCCGATATTTCTGACCTTCCTATTGCAGTGACAGCACCGGAATGGATGGAACAGAAGGCAACCATAGATGGCTTATTTGCCATAGCATACGGAGCCTATACCCATCTTTCTCCCACTCCCTTTATCACTGGCGCACCAAAGCTTGTAAAGCTGCTCACAGAAGATGTAGAGGGCCTGACCGGCGGAAAAGTTGCGTTAGGTGATGACCCGGTACAGGTAGCCAATGATATTGAAGATCATATCATGAAAAAAAGACGGAACATGGGCTTGAATTAGATTCCAAGCGGAAAATGAAATGACCCCGGAAAATGAAAAGACAAGAATCAATGGCTTTGCAGACAAAGAAGGCTTCGGCATTTTTGCTGAGGCCTTCTTTTTGTATTGGGCAGCCAGAATTGGTGTTTAGCCACTGTGCTTCCATATTTTTCTTGTTAGAAGCAGGGTGAAATAAGGCTGCTCCCCCGCTAATGAGAATTATTTCACTTTTCATTTTTCCTGTCTCCTTGTATAATTATTATATTTCCATCGTATAGCAGATATAGGAAGAAGGAGGAGTCTTACGTGACACAACGGAAAAAGGACCTGGAATTTTTAAAAACCACAGAATTATTCCAGGGAATGAATGTGGGAGGGATGGAGTATGGAATGTGCAATTTAAAAAAAGGCAGCCTGGTCAGCAACCGTTATCAGGGAGAGAAATCCATCGGTATTGTAGTAACCGGCGAGATTACCGTCTCTTCGTTCACCCCGGATGGAAAAGAATTAACCTTGAGACAGATTTACCCGAAAGACTGTTTTGGGATCTGCACGGTTCTTACTCAAGCCGAGATGCCCAACACACTGCAGTGCATGTGCCCCACTACCGTACTGTACATAAAGAAAAGTGAACTTTTAAAGGTGTTAAAGAGGGATCCGGAGCTGATGCTTCATATCATGACGATCTTTAATAAAAAGATACTATTTCTGCAGAAGAAAGTCGAAATGCTTAATACAACCTCTGCCAAAGCCCGGCTAGCTGATTATTTAGTGAGTCATGCCAACAGCAATGGAGTGGTTTCCCTGCGAACGGGAAAGACTGGATTATGTTCCTGTCTGGGAATCAGCCGTGCAACCTTGTATCGGGAACTGGACAACTTCCGCATTTCCCAGGCAATCGAGTATACGGAACAGAAGATTGTAATCAGGGATGTATCTCATTTGAGACAGTTTTCCCAGTGTCATCTTGACTCCAAGGCGGCTTCATGTTAGTATGCAGGAGTTAGCTATAACTAACTAAAGGCGAATGAAGGAGAGTCAAATATGTTAAAGATTGCAGTATATGGGAAGGGAGGAATTGGCAAAAGCACAACCACCTCAAACCTGACAGCAGCCTTGTCTGACATGGGATATCGGGTGATGCAGATCGGCTGTGATCCAAAAGCAGATTCCACTCAGAATCTGACATTGGGAAAACCGGTAAAGACAGTTTTGGATGCAATAAAGGAAAAGTCGGATCATGTGGAGCTTTCAGATATTGTATTTCCTGGTTATAACGGGGCGTTATGCGTGGAAGCAGGAGGACCGACTCCTGGAATTGGCTGCGCGGGGCGCGGTATTATTACCGCTTTTGAACGGTTGGAAGCATTAAATGCTTATGAGATCTACAAGCCGGATATCATACTTTATGATGTTCTTGGTGACGTGGTATGTGGAGGCTTTGCCATGCCCATTCGGGGCGGTTATGCGGAACATGTATTTGTTGTTACTTCGGGTGAGAAGATGTCCCTTTATGCTGCCGCTAATATAGTCAGTGCTGTTGGACAATTTTCAAAGCGGGGATATGCCCGGTATTCCGGTATCATTTTAAACTCAAGAAATATTGAAAAAGAACAGGAACTGGTATCTGAATTTGCAGAGGAAAGCGGCGGGAAGATCGTGCGGATTCTGCCTCGTGACGGAATTGTACAGGAGGCAGAGCATCAGAAGAAAACTGTTGTGGAAGCATTTCCGGACAGTGCCATGGCAGAAGAATACCGTACATTAGCCAAATCGATTCTGGAGGTGTGCGGTCATGAAAACTGATTGCAGTACGCTTCATTATACATCGCCTGCCCACGGCGGGTGGGGGGTGGTCCGTCTGGCTATGCTAGTTCCGGAAAGTTACCAGCTGTTTGTTTGTCCCTTTGCCTGTGGGAGGCATGGGGCGCTTGGAGCCATCGGACATGGCTTAAAAGACCGGCTCTCCTATTTATACATTGATGAAAGTGATATTGTAACGGGAGGATATGAGGATTTAATTCCAGAAGCGGTGGCAGAACTCCTGGAGACACTGGAGAAAAAACCGAAAGTTCTAATGATTTTTGTCAGCTGCCTGGATGACCTGCTGGGAACAGACCATGAGTCCATACTGGCTGTTTTGCGGGAACAGCATGAAGATGTTCGGTTTACTTTCTGCCATATGAACCCGATTACCCTGGATACGGACAATCCTCCTCCGGTCAATATCCGCCGGAAGATGTACGGTCTCTTGGAACCGTTGGAAGGAAAGATGCGGCAGGTCAATCTCATTGGGAATCCGGTGCAGATCCGGCCGGAATCTGAATTGTTTGCATTTTTGCAGGCGATGGGAATCCATCAGGTCAACCATATTGCACAGTTTGAAACCTTTGAAGCATACAAACAGATGGCGGCTGCCAAATGGAATCTGGTGACAGCCCCGCCGGGAGTGAAGGCGGCCATGGACATGAAGAAACGGCTGAATATTGACTTTGAGTTAGCTTATACTAACTACCGGGAGGAAGATATATTAAATACTTACGAACGGCTGATGGAAAAGCTGGCGGACAAAGAGAATGTCCGGTTTGATCTGGAGCCATACCAAAGAAAGGCAAGACAGGCAGTCGTGGAGGCAAAAGAGGCAGCCCGGAACAGACCGGTCTTTATCGATGATACGGCTGTGATATTTCCTTTTGCGGCAGCCAGGGCATTCATTGAGGCAGGTTTCCATGTGGCTGGAATTTTTGCCCGGACCGTTGGGGAAGCAGAAAAGAAACATGCGGACTGGATCCATGAACATATGCCGGAAATTCAGATTATAAATCCGATCGGCTATGATATTCCTTCAAAGATCGGAGTATTTCCGGAGGATGGCATTGCCATTGGCTTTGAAGCCGCATATGTTACCCGTTCCCGCCATGTGTATGGTCTGGTTAACAATGAAGGGAACTTTGGATTTGACGGTATCATCCGGCTGATGCAGGGAATCGTCCATGCGGTCCAGGTGGAAGAAGACTTGGAAACGCTGATAAAAAATTATGGGTTGGTGATATGATGCATAAACTTTCGATACAACTGCCTCCCTTTGCTCCTGATTATTCCGGTGTATGCTCTGCCCTGTTTGCGTTGGGCGGCCTGCTGGTAATTCATGATGCTTCCGGCTGCACGGGGAATTATACCGGTTATGATGAACCCAGATGGTATGATTCCCGCAGCCTGTTGTACTGTTCAGGACTCAGGGAAATGGATGCGATCCTAGGCAATGATGAAAAATTTATACAAAAGATAGAAAATGCCGCAAATAATCTGAAGCCAAACTTTCTTTGCTTTCTTGGAAGTCCGGTTCCTATGGTTATTGGAACGGATCTGGAGGGAATAGCGGCAGAACTGGAAGAGCGTACCGGAATTCCTTCTATCGGACTGGCAACAACCGGTTTGCATTACTACGATAAAGGGATCTCAGATGCTTACATAGCTTTTGCAAAAAAGTTCTTTCCGTCACCGCAGGAGGTCAGCCCGTCAGGGGACAGTATCAATATTCTGGGATTAACACCCCTTGATTTCTCCAACAACAGCAATGCAGTTGACTTGATTGGCGAGCTGGAGAAACGGGGCTTTACCATTCAGGCGGATTTCTCTATGATATCTGATTTCCATAAGGTTTGCCAGGCACCGTCTGCCGGTGTAAACCTGGTGGTGTCAAAGAGCGGTCTTGGCCTGGCAGAATATATGAAAAAACGATATCAAATTCCTTACGTGACAGGGGTTCCGGCCGGGGAGCCGGCGGCGGACCGTTTGGCAGCAATGCTGAAAGAAACAATGGAAGATAAGCAGGAGAGGGTATTGGAAACGGCAGCAAATGAAACGAGTCAGATTCTGATGATCGGTGAAGAGGTTCTGATCCGGTCGCTGGCGTTTCATCTTCAGGAAGAGATGGGAATAAGGGATATTCAGCCGGCGGTTTTATTCGGAGGAACACAAGGAGTGTACCGGCAGGCCAGCCTTTCCTTAAATAGTGAGAGTGATATCAGAAAACTGGTGAACAGTGGAAGTTATCATACCATTATAGCTGATCCGCTGATCCGGCAGTTGATCCGGGAAAAAGAAAATGTGCGATTCATTGAGCTGCCTCATGTGGCGGTTTCCAGCAAGGTATGTTGGGACCATGCACCTCAGCTCATGGGAAAACGATTGAGTGGAAGCTTATTTAGCTTTCAATGATACGAAGAAGGGAGAAATGAAAAGATGAAAAAAACAGTAACGCGTGTATTGAGCATGGCTCTGTGCCTGGCTGTATTATCCGGCTGTACGGCTAAGTCAGCTTCCACGGAGACTCCGGCCTCAGCAGCCGGAGAAGCGGCGTCAGCGGAAGACAAACCGGAGGCCGGGAAAGAGGAAGAACCCGCACCGGCAGCCGGCGAGACCAAGACGATCATTGACCAGGGCGGTAATGAGGTGGTCATTCCGGTTAATATTGAGCGTGTGGCGATTGCGTCTTTATGGCCGCTGCCGTCGGTTTATGTATTGTATCAGGGGTCAGGCGCAAAACTGGTGGGCATGCATCCGGCTTCTAAAAGTGCGGCAGAACATTCTTTGTTGATGAAAGTGGCTCCTGAATTAAAGGATGTGGATACTTCCTTTATTCAGGGCGGTGAAGTCAATGTGGAAGAACTCATTAAACTGAAGCCTGATGTGATCTTTTACAATGCCAACAATGCAAAAGAAAGAGAAGTGCTGTTAAAAACCGGTATACCGGTGGTTGGCTTCAGCACTTCCATTGCCGGGTTTGATACGGTGGAAACAGTGAACCAATGGGTCGAACTGTTGGGAGAAATATTTGATGAGCCGGATAAGGTAGCCGGTATTACTGATTACGGACGTGAAGTGGCTGCTGATATTGAAAAACGCTTAAAGGATGTAAAAGAGGAAGATAAACCGAAAGTAATGATTATTTATCATTATAAAGACGGGGTATTCCAGACCTCCGGCAATCAGTTCTTCGGTCAGTACTGGTGCGATGCAACCGGAGCCATCAGCGTATCAAAAGATATTCCCGGGTCAGGCGTGGATCTGACCATGGAACAGATCTATGAGTGGGATCCGGATATTATCTATGTAACAAACTTCAGTCCCTACCTGCCTCAGGATTTTTATGACAACAGCATTGAAGGATTTGACTGGAGTCCGGTTAAGGCCGTACGGGAACATAAAGTTTATAAATTCCCTCTGGGAATGTACCGCTGGTTCCCGCCGTCTTCCGATTCTTCTCTTTGCCTTTATTGGATGGCCCAGAAAAATCACCCGGAAGTTTTTGCGGACCTTGATTTGAACCAGACAATTAAAGACTTTTATCTGAAGTATTATTATGTAGAGCTAACGGATGAAGAGGTGGAAGGCATATTTAATCCTCCCCGTGAAGCAGCAGACGGAGTATAAACATGTTGATGAAACGATATGGAACCGGAACCAGGATCTTACTGATCCTGGCTCCGGTGTTAACGGCCCTGATCTGTCTGGGCATCGGACGCTATTCTTTTAATCTGGCTGACATCTGTAAACTGTTATATACCTATGCGGTTTCCGGAAAAGATGCCATCGAACCTCAGGCATACAGTGTTGTATTCAATATCCGGCTGCCAAGAATCATACTGGCAGTTCTTTGCGGAGCAGGGCTGGCTGTCTCGGGAGCGGCTTTTCAGCCCTTATTTTCCAATGCGCTGGCGACTCCGGATACTCTGGGGGTGGCACAGGGAGCATGTTTTGGTGCGGCACTGGCCCTTTTATTTTCTGACAGTCTTTTATGGGTTCAGCTGGTGGCCCTGGTATTTGGCCTGATTGCGATTATGCTTACTTATTCCATCAGCAAGGTTAAAGGTCAGTCTTCCACGTTTATGATCATTCTGGCGGGAATCGCGGTTTCTTCTCTTTTTACTTCCCTGGTATCCCTGGTTAAATATGTGGCTGATCCGGAATCTCAGCTGCCAACCATTACCTACTGGCTGTTAGGAAGTATGGCCGGAATTACCTACAAGAGTCTGGCTATCGGAGGTCCCTTGATCTGCGGGGGAATTCTGATAATTTACCTGCTTCGCTGGCGGTTGAATATCCTGTCAATGTCTGAGGATGAAGCAAGGTCCATGGGAATTGACTTAAGAAAGCTTCGCATTATTATTATTCTGGCAGCAGCATTGATTACAGCCTCCTGCGCCTCCATGTGCGGACGGATCGAGTGGGTGGGGCTATTGATTCCCCATGGGGTCCGGATGTTATTTGGAAGCAATAACGAACGGGTCATTCCAGCCAGCATCAGTCTGGGCGCAGTATTTATGCTGGTTATGGATACGACTGCCAGGGCTGCAACGACTGCTGAAATTCCCCTGTCGATCCTGACGGCAGTGATCGGAGCCCCGGTATTTATTCTATTGCTGAGAAAGACAGGAGGAGGATGGCTGTGATTTTTGAAGTAAAGAAAGGCTGCTTTGGATATAAGGCAGGGGAAGAAATTTTAAAAGAAATCACATTCCGGCTTCAGGATGGAGAAGTACTGGCTATCCTGGGACCAAACGGCGTAGGCAAAACCACGCTGCTTCGCAATATGATGGGACTGCTGAAATGGAAATCAGGCGGAAGCTATCTGGATGGAACATGTCTGGCGGAAATGTCTGTAAAAGATGTCTGGCAGACAATCGCCTATGTTCCCCAGGCGAAAGCGTCGCTTTTTTCTTATACGGTAGAAGAGATGGTCTTACTGGGACGCAGTGCCCATATCGGAAATTTCAGCCGTCCGAAAAAGGTGGATGTGGAAATTGCCGATGAGGCGATCCGGAGTGTTGGAATTGATTATTTAAGAGGGAAGCTGGTGAGCCGGATCAGCGGCGGAGAGCTTCAGATGGTTTTAATTGCCCGGGCCCTGACTGCAAAACCCCGGATACTGGTGCTGGACGAGCCGGAGAGCAATCTGGATTTTAGAAACCAGCTGATTATTCTGGATACAATCCGCCGCCTTGCGGATGAAAAGAACATATCCTGTATTTTTAATACCCACTACCCGGCACATGCGCTAAAGATATCCGATAAGGCATTGATTTTGAACCGCAGCGGAAAAAGTATATTTGGCAAAGTGGATGAAGTAGTATCGAAAGAACATATGGAAGAGGCATTTGGGGTAAAGGTTCTGATCAATGAAATTGAAGAAGAAGGGCATCGTTTTAAATCCGTAACTGCCCTGGCATTAACCTGACATGCTTCAAAGACTAATAGAAGGCTTCGGCATTTTTGCTGAGGCCTTCTTTTTTGCCGGACTGATTGAAAATATTATCCTTATTTATAAATTATGTTATAATACAAAAAAGAAGAGATTTGGAAGATTTTAACAAAGGGGGAACATGGCTTGATCAAATATTTGGTAAACAGATACAGAGGATGGGGGATTGCCAAAAAAACATTGATCATCCTGCTTTTTGTCTCAATCGTCCCTGTCATGGTAATCGAAATCATAACCTGTATCATAGCCGCCAACACCATAAAAAAGCAGATGGATATTCTGGTGGAAAGCAATATGAAATTATCCCAGAAAGGGCTGGAAGATTTCTTTTCCGAATATGACAGCATCATCATGTCTATTTATACGGAAAATGAATATGCCCTAAAGCTGGAAAAGCTGAATGTATGGGACTCCAGGAATTACTATCTGTTAAAGAAGCAGCTGGAAGAAGATCTGGAAAATATCTCCTATCTTCATCCGGAAATATTGGGGATTGCGGTGGTGACACAGAAAAAGGAATGCATCCTGTACGATTCCATTACCAACAGC from Lacrimispora sphenoides JCM 1415 encodes the following:
- the cooS gene encoding anaerobic carbon-monoxide dehydrogenase catalytic subunit — protein: MPETVLEKTEGRVSYHDSVEEMLVRIRDDGLSSVFSRWDEQEKIRCKFCLQGLSCQLCTNGPCRINEQKGPEKGVCGIGADAMAMRNLLMRNIMGAATYAHHAYEAFRTLKETGKGNTVFQIADVNKLKWMCEKTGINTNQDVNQMAVCLAEFLDREMKISPDEKSVMVEVFSPKKRKKIWEDLHIYPSGVEHEVQNSIASCLTNVDGDYVSLATKALRLGLSTIYTAQIGLEMTQDILFGTPMPHEVDVDLGIMDPDYVNIAFNGHQPWIGVAALQMARMQKYQDMAKQAGAKGIHIVGSIETGQELLQRFEMDDVFVGLMGNWLSIEPFLATGTVDAFVMEENCSPPAIDQYAEKYQVALVSVSTIIGVPGTEHKMPYYPGKAEEMAETCINVAIENFKKRHEKIKPMVPKYKQKAIAGFSTEAVLNAIGNDLNNLVDVIAKGQLKGIVALANCSTLRNGPQDWNTVNLTKELIKKDILVVAGGCGNHGLEVAGMCNLDAIDQAGEGLQGVCRALGIPPVLSFGTCTDTGRISMLVTALADHLDADISDLPIAVTAPEWMEQKATIDGLFAIAYGAYTHLSPTPFITGAPKLVKLLTEDVEGLTGGKVALGDDPVQVANDIEDHIMKKRRNMGLN
- a CDS encoding Crp/Fnr family transcriptional regulator is translated as MTQRKKDLEFLKTTELFQGMNVGGMEYGMCNLKKGSLVSNRYQGEKSIGIVVTGEITVSSFTPDGKELTLRQIYPKDCFGICTVLTQAEMPNTLQCMCPTTVLYIKKSELLKVLKRDPELMLHIMTIFNKKILFLQKKVEMLNTTSAKARLADYLVSHANSNGVVSLRTGKTGLCSCLGISRATLYRELDNFRISQAIEYTEQKIVIRDVSHLRQFSQCHLDSKAASC
- a CDS encoding AAA family ATPase, with the translated sequence MLKIAVYGKGGIGKSTTTSNLTAALSDMGYRVMQIGCDPKADSTQNLTLGKPVKTVLDAIKEKSDHVELSDIVFPGYNGALCVEAGGPTPGIGCAGRGIITAFERLEALNAYEIYKPDIILYDVLGDVVCGGFAMPIRGGYAEHVFVVTSGEKMSLYAAANIVSAVGQFSKRGYARYSGIILNSRNIEKEQELVSEFAEESGGKIVRILPRDGIVQEAEHQKKTVVEAFPDSAMAEEYRTLAKSILEVCGHEN
- a CDS encoding nitrogenase component 1, with protein sequence MKTDCSTLHYTSPAHGGWGVVRLAMLVPESYQLFVCPFACGRHGALGAIGHGLKDRLSYLYIDESDIVTGGYEDLIPEAVAELLETLEKKPKVLMIFVSCLDDLLGTDHESILAVLREQHEDVRFTFCHMNPITLDTDNPPPVNIRRKMYGLLEPLEGKMRQVNLIGNPVQIRPESELFAFLQAMGIHQVNHIAQFETFEAYKQMAAAKWNLVTAPPGVKAAMDMKKRLNIDFELAYTNYREEDILNTYERLMEKLADKENVRFDLEPYQRKARQAVVEAKEAARNRPVFIDDTAVIFPFAAARAFIEAGFHVAGIFARTVGEAEKKHADWIHEHMPEIQIINPIGYDIPSKIGVFPEDGIAIGFEAAYVTRSRHVYGLVNNEGNFGFDGIIRLMQGIVHAVQVEEDLETLIKNYGLVI
- a CDS encoding nitrogenase component 1 yields the protein MMHKLSIQLPPFAPDYSGVCSALFALGGLLVIHDASGCTGNYTGYDEPRWYDSRSLLYCSGLREMDAILGNDEKFIQKIENAANNLKPNFLCFLGSPVPMVIGTDLEGIAAELEERTGIPSIGLATTGLHYYDKGISDAYIAFAKKFFPSPQEVSPSGDSINILGLTPLDFSNNSNAVDLIGELEKRGFTIQADFSMISDFHKVCQAPSAGVNLVVSKSGLGLAEYMKKRYQIPYVTGVPAGEPAADRLAAMLKETMEDKQERVLETAANETSQILMIGEEVLIRSLAFHLQEEMGIRDIQPAVLFGGTQGVYRQASLSLNSESDIRKLVNSGSYHTIIADPLIRQLIREKENVRFIELPHVAVSSKVCWDHAPQLMGKRLSGSLFSFQ
- a CDS encoding ABC transporter substrate-binding protein; the encoded protein is MKKTVTRVLSMALCLAVLSGCTAKSASTETPASAAGEAASAEDKPEAGKEEEPAPAAGETKTIIDQGGNEVVIPVNIERVAIASLWPLPSVYVLYQGSGAKLVGMHPASKSAAEHSLLMKVAPELKDVDTSFIQGGEVNVEELIKLKPDVIFYNANNAKEREVLLKTGIPVVGFSTSIAGFDTVETVNQWVELLGEIFDEPDKVAGITDYGREVAADIEKRLKDVKEEDKPKVMIIYHYKDGVFQTSGNQFFGQYWCDATGAISVSKDIPGSGVDLTMEQIYEWDPDIIYVTNFSPYLPQDFYDNSIEGFDWSPVKAVREHKVYKFPLGMYRWFPPSSDSSLCLYWMAQKNHPEVFADLDLNQTIKDFYLKYYYVELTDEEVEGIFNPPREAADGV
- a CDS encoding FecCD family ABC transporter permease, producing MLMKRYGTGTRILLILAPVLTALICLGIGRYSFNLADICKLLYTYAVSGKDAIEPQAYSVVFNIRLPRIILAVLCGAGLAVSGAAFQPLFSNALATPDTLGVAQGACFGAALALLFSDSLLWVQLVALVFGLIAIMLTYSISKVKGQSSTFMIILAGIAVSSLFTSLVSLVKYVADPESQLPTITYWLLGSMAGITYKSLAIGGPLICGGILIIYLLRWRLNILSMSEDEARSMGIDLRKLRIIIILAAALITASCASMCGRIEWVGLLIPHGVRMLFGSNNERVIPASISLGAVFMLVMDTTARAATTAEIPLSILTAVIGAPVFILLLRKTGGGWL
- a CDS encoding ABC transporter ATP-binding protein, whose product is MIFEVKKGCFGYKAGEEILKEITFRLQDGEVLAILGPNGVGKTTLLRNMMGLLKWKSGGSYLDGTCLAEMSVKDVWQTIAYVPQAKASLFSYTVEEMVLLGRSAHIGNFSRPKKVDVEIADEAIRSVGIDYLRGKLVSRISGGELQMVLIARALTAKPRILVLDEPESNLDFRNQLIILDTIRRLADEKNISCIFNTHYPAHALKISDKALILNRSGKSIFGKVDEVVSKEHMEEAFGVKVLINEIEEEGHRFKSVTALALT